The following are from one region of the Thermovenabulum gondwanense genome:
- a CDS encoding competence/damage-inducible protein A, producing the protein MKAEIICVGTELLLGDIVNTNAYVIARALKEIGIDVYYHTVVGDNFARIKEVFLSALKRSDIIITTGGLGPTRDDITKDAIAEALNLKMIINEEALIKIEEFFKRVNREFTKNNLRQALIPETSQIIPNEIGLAPGVLLEKDDKIVIMLPGPPFEMEPMLYNYCIPYLQKKSGAIIFSRVLKFYGIGESSLEEKLIDLIDSQSNPTIAPYAKMGEVTIRITAKAKNKEEAIQMIIPIEEEIKRRVGNYIYAFDDQKIEDVVAKMLIEKGITIAIAESCTGGLISHKLTNVPGISKSLERAVVSYSNKSKIELLEVNPETIEKTGAVSEKTAEEMAMGIRINAKCDIGLSITGIAGPDGGTLEKPVGLVYIGYSDKNNTFSKKFLFKGKRQEIKERAANAALQLLREKLLEF; encoded by the coding sequence ATGAAGGCAGAAATAATTTGTGTAGGTACAGAATTACTGCTGGGAGATATAGTAAATACAAATGCTTATGTTATTGCCAGAGCACTGAAAGAAATCGGTATTGATGTGTACTATCACACTGTGGTTGGGGACAATTTTGCAAGAATAAAGGAGGTTTTTCTATCTGCCTTAAAAAGATCCGATATTATTATTACTACTGGGGGATTAGGACCGACCAGGGATGATATTACCAAGGATGCAATTGCTGAAGCATTAAATTTAAAAATGATTATCAATGAAGAAGCATTGATAAAAATTGAAGAATTTTTTAAACGAGTCAACAGGGAATTTACTAAAAATAATCTTAGACAGGCTCTGATTCCTGAAACCTCTCAAATAATTCCTAATGAAATAGGTTTAGCTCCGGGAGTTTTACTTGAAAAAGATGATAAAATTGTTATAATGCTCCCGGGGCCACCTTTTGAAATGGAACCAATGCTTTATAATTATTGTATTCCTTATCTTCAGAAAAAAAGCGGAGCAATAATATTTTCTCGTGTATTAAAATTTTACGGAATAGGAGAATCATCCTTAGAAGAAAAATTAATAGATCTAATAGATTCTCAATCGAATCCTACTATAGCCCCGTATGCAAAAATGGGAGAAGTTACCATCAGGATTACTGCCAAAGCAAAAAATAAAGAAGAAGCTATACAAATGATTATTCCTATAGAAGAAGAAATTAAAAGAAGGGTGGGCAATTACATTTACGCCTTTGATGATCAAAAAATAGAAGATGTAGTAGCAAAAATGCTCATAGAAAAAGGTATTACCATAGCAATCGCAGAATCCTGTACCGGAGGGCTTATTTCCCATAAACTCACCAATGTACCGGGTATTTCAAAATCCTTAGAAAGGGCAGTAGTTAGTTATAGTAACAAATCAAAAATCGAGTTATTGGAGGTAAACCCAGAAACAATCGAAAAAACCGGCGCTGTCAGCGAGAAAACTGCGGAAGAAATGGCAATGGGCATTAGAATTAATGCTAAATGCGATATAGGGCTTTCGATTACAGGAATAGCCGGACCCGATGGAGGCACATTGGAAAAACCTGTAGGATTGGTATATATAGGATATTCGGATAAAAATAATACTTTTTCAAAAAAATTTTTATTCAAAGGCAAAAGACAAGAAATTAAAGAACGGGCTGCAAATGCTGCTTTACAATTATTAAGAGAAAAATTACTGGAATTTTAG
- a CDS encoding AAA family ATPase has product MIFEIILGSVIAVSIFLLINGINILPIIGIGLFSIVFFNILKNTNNIKVSQKKDNNETRITFEDIGGQDTAKNELQEALDFIKNYDEVKRMGIRPLRGILLTGEPGTGKTLLAKAASNYIDSAFVYASGSEFVEMYAGVGAQRVRQLFNTARNLARKNSKRHCIIFIDEIEIIAGSRGKNNSHMEYDQTLNQLLVEMDGLSAKDDDVNILVIAATNRPDILDPAILRPGRFDRIVKVNLPDKEGRLEILKIHTQDKPLDVDVNLDAIAKETFGFSGAHLESLCNEAAILAMREKEKKIKQKHFLEAIDKVIMGEKLKRKPGKEEIRRIAVHEIGHALASEYYKPGSVSAITVTSRGQALGYMRQKMEDDTYLFTKRDLEANIAISLAGAAAEEVLLGEASTGSTSDINQAVNYAKNIIYSGMSSLGTVDKNTLPQRELYTEMVKIINNIKEEVKELIEKCKKDLTNIVEILIENEKIDGDTFRNLLKSSEIFKAA; this is encoded by the coding sequence GTGATTTTTGAAATAATACTCGGATCGGTAATTGCCGTATCAATTTTTCTGTTAATAAATGGAATAAATATTCTTCCAATAATTGGCATCGGGTTGTTTTCAATAGTTTTTTTTAATATTTTAAAGAACACCAATAATATAAAAGTTAGTCAAAAAAAGGATAATAATGAAACAAGAATTACCTTTGAGGATATAGGAGGACAGGATACAGCAAAAAACGAACTTCAGGAGGCTTTAGATTTTATAAAAAATTACGATGAGGTAAAAAGAATGGGTATTAGACCCCTCCGAGGTATCCTTCTTACCGGAGAACCCGGTACAGGAAAAACTCTGCTCGCAAAAGCCGCTTCAAACTATATTGATTCCGCTTTTGTTTATGCTTCTGGTAGCGAATTCGTAGAAATGTATGCGGGTGTTGGGGCTCAAAGGGTCAGGCAGCTTTTTAACACTGCAAGAAATTTAGCCCGCAAGAACTCTAAAAGACACTGTATTATATTTATAGATGAAATCGAAATAATAGCAGGATCAAGAGGTAAAAACAATAGCCATATGGAATATGATCAGACCCTGAATCAGCTTTTGGTTGAAATGGATGGGCTTTCTGCAAAAGATGATGATGTAAATATTTTAGTTATTGCTGCAACTAATAGACCTGATATATTAGATCCTGCAATTTTAAGACCGGGTAGATTTGATAGAATAGTAAAAGTTAATTTACCTGATAAAGAAGGAAGACTTGAGATATTAAAAATTCATACTCAGGATAAGCCTCTCGATGTGGATGTAAATTTAGATGCAATAGCAAAAGAAACCTTTGGTTTTTCCGGAGCTCACTTAGAAAGTTTATGCAACGAAGCAGCTATTCTTGCTATGAGGGAAAAAGAAAAGAAAATAAAGCAGAAGCATTTTTTAGAAGCAATAGATAAAGTAATAATGGGAGAAAAGCTCAAGAGAAAGCCCGGAAAAGAAGAAATCCGGAGAATTGCCGTGCACGAAATAGGTCATGCTTTGGCCAGCGAATATTATAAACCGGGTTCCGTATCAGCAATTACCGTAACCTCAAGAGGTCAAGCCCTGGGGTACATGCGTCAGAAAATGGAGGATGACACGTATCTTTTTACAAAAAGGGATTTGGAAGCAAATATTGCAATATCATTGGCTGGAGCTGCCGCTGAAGAAGTATTATTAGGTGAAGCAAGTACGGGTTCAACGAGTGATATTAATCAAGCTGTAAATTATGCTAAAAATATAATTTATTCCGGTATGTCTTCTCTTGGCACGGTAGATAAAAATACACTGCCGCAGCGCGAACTCTATACGGAAATGGTTAAAATCATAAATAATATAAAGGAAGAAGTAAAAGAATTAATAGAAAAATGCAAGAAGGATTTAACCAATATTGTGGAAATTTTAATTGAAAACGAGAAAATTGATGGAGATACTTTCCGAAACTTATTAAAATCTTCAGAAATCTTTAAAGCTGCTTAA
- the rimO gene encoding 30S ribosomal protein S12 methylthiotransferase RimO has product MVEKISLITLGCDKNLVDSELILGTLKKEGYSFTENIKEANVIIVNTCGFIKAAKEESLNTLKKIAAQKKNNKNVFLIAAGCLAKLLGEEIKNEIPEIDAIIGSGDLYKLPGIIKNRNRTIEISDHSHLIYYNEKDRILSDAVSANLKIAEGCDNCCSYCVIPRIKGKYKSRDMESIIREARYLVSKGVKEINIIAQDITFYGKDLYGKFSLSELLKRITEIPGDFWIRLLYAYPSYIDDQLIETIAESEKIVKYLDIPLQHVNDRILKLMGRKTSSREIKILFSKLRQTIPDIALRTTFIVGFPSEKKEDFEELKNFIWTYQIDRVGAFKYSKEEGTLAYHYRLHLSEKIKEQRYEELMKVQKLISKIINKRFIGKKLKVLIEGYINERNLFFGRSYRDSKNVDGVVFVKGNNIKIGEFVDVIIKEAYYYDLYGEKV; this is encoded by the coding sequence GTGGTTGAAAAAATAAGCTTAATAACCTTAGGATGTGATAAAAATTTAGTAGACTCGGAGTTAATACTGGGAACTCTAAAAAAGGAAGGTTACAGTTTTACCGAAAACATTAAAGAGGCTAATGTAATAATTGTAAATACTTGTGGGTTTATTAAAGCTGCAAAAGAAGAATCTTTAAATACCCTTAAAAAAATTGCCGCACAAAAAAAGAATAATAAAAATGTCTTCCTAATAGCTGCGGGCTGTCTTGCTAAACTTCTCGGAGAAGAAATAAAAAATGAAATCCCTGAAATAGATGCAATAATAGGTTCGGGAGATTTATATAAATTACCCGGAATAATCAAGAATAGGAATAGAACGATTGAGATTAGCGATCACTCTCATTTAATTTATTATAATGAGAAAGATAGGATCTTAAGTGATGCCGTTTCAGCAAACTTAAAAATTGCCGAAGGTTGCGATAATTGTTGTTCTTATTGCGTAATCCCCAGGATAAAAGGAAAATACAAAAGCAGGGATATGGAATCTATAATAAGAGAAGCAAGATATTTAGTTTCAAAAGGAGTAAAAGAAATTAACATAATAGCCCAGGATATAACTTTCTATGGCAAAGATTTATATGGGAAATTCAGCCTTTCAGAACTTCTCAAAAGAATAACTGAGATTCCAGGGGATTTCTGGATAAGATTATTATACGCCTACCCTTCTTATATTGATGATCAGTTAATTGAAACGATTGCAGAAAGCGAAAAAATCGTAAAATATTTAGATATTCCCCTTCAACATGTTAATGATAGGATATTAAAATTAATGGGTAGAAAAACCAGCTCCAGAGAAATAAAAATATTGTTTAGTAAATTGAGGCAAACTATCCCCGATATTGCTTTAAGAACTACATTTATAGTAGGATTTCCATCTGAGAAAAAGGAAGATTTTGAGGAGCTTAAAAACTTTATCTGGACTTATCAAATTGACAGGGTAGGAGCCTTTAAATATTCAAAGGAAGAAGGGACATTAGCCTACCATTATAGATTACATTTATCCGAAAAAATAAAAGAGCAAAGATATGAGGAATTAATGAAAGTTCAGAAACTTATTTCCAAAATCATCAACAAACGTTTTATTGGTAAAAAATTAAAAGTTCTTATAGAAGGATATATAAATGAAAGGAATTTATTTTTCGGAAGAAGTTATAGAGACAGCAAAAATGTAGATGGTGTTGTTTTTGTTAAGGGAAATAATATAAAAATAGGAGAATTTGTAGATGTTATCATAAAAGAAGCATACTATTATGATCTTTATGGAGAAAAGGTTTAA
- a CDS encoding helix-turn-helix domain-containing protein, whose protein sequence is MEINEIKNFKDLGEYLKNEREKKGITLDYIEKETKIRKKYLSSMEEGNFHLIPGGDVYVKGFLKNYSQICGIDYISILNVYKNLVNNTEIKNKEENLIYKGETSKKEIQEVKPNKKKIKAWVVWTFTLIIIAGIIYILNLNPLNYSFKSTNNVNNLNNSESVIESPTPNPDQDNSQNNQMPVKESKEEVKVVEETAKKITAEVSSEKIRANIKVLSDKCWISVKENGKIIFEGTLQSKEEKYFESTTGLEIRVGNPKAIEFFILNKKLPLSGSSPVTIFINKI, encoded by the coding sequence ATGGAAATAAATGAAATTAAGAATTTTAAGGATTTGGGTGAGTATTTAAAAAATGAAAGAGAAAAAAAAGGTATAACTTTGGATTATATAGAAAAAGAGACAAAAATAAGGAAAAAATATTTATCTTCTATGGAGGAGGGGAATTTTCATTTAATCCCCGGAGGCGATGTATATGTTAAGGGCTTTTTAAAAAATTATTCCCAAATATGCGGTATCGATTATATATCAATTCTAAATGTATATAAAAACCTGGTTAATAATACTGAAATAAAAAATAAAGAAGAAAATCTTATATATAAAGGGGAAACTTCAAAAAAAGAAATCCAGGAAGTGAAACCAAATAAGAAAAAAATTAAAGCGTGGGTAGTTTGGACTTTTACTCTAATAATAATTGCAGGAATAATATACATTCTTAATTTAAACCCTCTGAACTATTCTTTCAAATCCACAAATAACGTAAATAATTTAAATAATTCGGAATCCGTCATTGAATCCCCCACACCAAATCCTGATCAAGATAACTCTCAAAATAATCAAATGCCGGTAAAGGAAAGCAAGGAAGAAGTAAAAGTTGTGGAAGAGACTGCCAAAAAAATTACTGCTGAAGTTTCATCTGAAAAAATTCGGGCAAATATAAAAGTATTATCTGATAAATGCTGGATCTCGGTGAAAGAAAATGGAAAAATTATATTTGAGGGCACCTTACAATCCAAGGAGGAAAAATACTTTGAATCCACCACTGGATTAGAAATTAGAGTAGGAAATCCAAAGGCAATAGAATTTTTTATATTGAATAAAAAACTACCATTAAGCGGCTCAAGCCCTGTAACTATTTTCATTAATAAAATATAG
- a CDS encoding FtsK/SpoIIIE family DNA translocase: protein MKTVINKKRGLFQEIKGIVFVFLGMYFIISLYFKNTGAVGNFIKNILYLIAGEGAVVFSVIFLFIGLSLSLKINNNELNLRTMGAIIIFIVVSSILHFKIKNNIISVNLTELIKESILYAKQGKGGGILGAINYYFFFKLFGLWGFYIFITALSSISITLITGSSPIDIMLKTFKRLCKRKIKIKSPIKEELDKIEAKNDLQSPAANKSLEINELPIKINNLSNNNKFSNDKDEDNFKTDVVKKNSVCENYIDYKLPPISLLKKSPDKGQNLSEKEILNTAQVLENTLLSFGIQAKVIEVGCGPTVTRFELQPSPGVKVSKIVSLADDIALSLAVPDVRIEAPIPGKSAVGIEIPNKEVSRVFLRDIIESPPFKNSDSPLTAALGKDIAGKPIVADLQEMPHLLIAGATGSGKSICINCIILSILFKTTPMNVRLLLIDPKRVELSCYNGIPHLLTPVINDPKKASAALNWMVSEMERRYQLFAQKGVKDINRYNEIIGQEKLPKILIIIDELADLMMVSPKEVEDSICRLAQMARAAGMHLIVATQRPSVDVITGLIKANIPSRISFAVSSQVDSRTILDMAGAEKLLGKGDMLFLPIGASKPVRVQGAYISEKEIDNVLNFIKNQMKPTYEKNLEEIDGEIEQKNYEELDELFREALKIVFENGQASVSLLQRKLRVGYARAARLIDQLEAQGIISGYDGAKPRQVLINKEQYDKLMNK from the coding sequence GTGAAGACAGTAATTAATAAAAAAAGAGGATTGTTTCAAGAAATAAAAGGAATTGTTTTTGTTTTTTTGGGAATGTACTTTATTATATCTTTATATTTTAAAAATACCGGTGCTGTAGGAAATTTTATTAAAAATATTTTATATTTAATCGCAGGCGAAGGAGCCGTTGTATTCAGTGTAATATTTTTGTTTATAGGTCTTTCTTTATCCTTAAAAATAAATAATAATGAACTCAATCTCAGAACAATGGGAGCAATAATAATTTTTATAGTAGTATCCTCAATCCTTCATTTTAAAATTAAAAACAATATTATCTCGGTAAACCTTACTGAGCTAATTAAAGAAAGTATTCTTTATGCAAAACAGGGCAAAGGTGGAGGAATCTTAGGGGCAATAAATTATTATTTTTTCTTTAAATTATTTGGTTTATGGGGATTCTATATTTTTATTACTGCGCTTTCAAGTATAAGCATAACCCTGATTACAGGGTCTTCGCCTATTGATATAATGCTAAAAACTTTTAAAAGACTATGTAAAAGAAAAATTAAAATTAAATCTCCAATAAAGGAAGAATTAGACAAAATAGAGGCTAAAAATGATTTACAAAGCCCTGCAGCGAATAAATCCTTAGAGATAAATGAGTTACCGATCAAGATAAATAATTTGTCCAATAATAACAAATTTTCGAATGATAAAGATGAAGACAATTTTAAAACTGATGTTGTAAAAAAGAATTCCGTATGCGAAAATTATATTGATTATAAGTTACCGCCGATAAGTTTACTGAAAAAATCCCCTGATAAAGGTCAAAATTTAAGCGAAAAGGAAATTTTAAATACAGCTCAGGTGCTCGAAAATACTTTATTAAGCTTTGGGATTCAAGCAAAAGTTATAGAGGTAGGATGCGGACCTACAGTAACAAGATTTGAGCTTCAACCTTCTCCGGGAGTAAAGGTGAGTAAAATTGTAAGCCTTGCGGACGATATAGCTTTAAGCCTCGCTGTACCGGATGTTAGAATAGAAGCTCCCATACCCGGAAAATCAGCAGTAGGTATAGAAATACCTAACAAAGAAGTCTCAAGGGTATTTCTTAGAGATATTATAGAATCTCCTCCTTTTAAAAATTCTGACTCACCTTTAACTGCGGCTTTAGGTAAGGATATTGCAGGTAAACCAATTGTAGCTGATTTACAGGAAATGCCCCATTTGCTAATTGCAGGTGCTACGGGTTCAGGCAAAAGTATTTGCATTAACTGTATAATTTTAAGCATTTTATTTAAAACTACGCCAATGAACGTAAGGCTATTACTGATTGATCCTAAAAGAGTAGAATTATCTTGCTACAACGGTATACCTCATTTATTGACACCGGTTATCAATGATCCGAAAAAAGCTTCTGCCGCTTTAAATTGGATGGTCAGCGAAATGGAAAGAAGATATCAATTATTTGCTCAAAAAGGTGTAAAGGATATCAACAGGTATAATGAAATTATAGGACAAGAAAAACTACCAAAAATTTTAATAATTATTGATGAATTAGCAGATCTTATGATGGTTTCTCCAAAAGAAGTAGAAGATTCCATATGTCGTTTAGCACAAATGGCGAGAGCAGCGGGAATGCATTTGATAGTTGCCACTCAAAGACCTTCTGTAGATGTAATTACCGGCTTGATAAAAGCAAATATACCTTCAAGAATTTCTTTTGCGGTATCTTCTCAGGTTGATTCCAGAACTATTTTGGATATGGCAGGAGCGGAAAAATTACTGGGTAAAGGCGACATGTTATTCTTACCTATAGGAGCTTCTAAGCCTGTAAGAGTTCAGGGAGCGTATATCAGTGAAAAAGAAATTGATAATGTATTAAATTTCATTAAAAACCAGATGAAACCAACCTATGAGAAAAATTTAGAAGAAATTGATGGCGAAATAGAGCAAAAAAATTACGAAGAATTGGATGAACTATTCAGAGAAGCATTGAAAATTGTTTTTGAAAACGGTCAAGCATCGGTTTCTCTTCTTCAAAGGAAATTAAGAGTTGGATATGCCAGGGCTGCAAGATTGATAGATCAATTAGAAGCACAAGGGATTATCAGCGGTTACGATGGTGCGAAACCTCGACAAGTTTTGATAAACAAAGAGCAATATGATAAGTTAATGAATAAATGA
- a CDS encoding YlzJ-like family protein, whose product MILYTPMPYEIIMEGFEKSNVNYKEISVDVDLKLIVEPMDNFSAKIIRIISSNPMDYLNPELQPGKIILFRMH is encoded by the coding sequence ATGATATTATATACACCGATGCCTTATGAAATAATAATGGAGGGGTTTGAAAAATCCAACGTTAATTATAAAGAAATTTCGGTTGATGTGGACTTAAAACTTATAGTAGAACCAATGGATAATTTTTCTGCTAAAATTATAAGAATTATTAGTTCAAATCCTATGGATTATTTAAATCCGGAATTACAACCGGGGAAAATAATTTTATTTAGAATGCATTAA
- a CDS encoding ClpP family protease has product MAFTNRNNSKNISKENPTQEIPLQTSVTDTINQLGQTDIPRSESNIHCLSIVGQIEGHIILPPQNKTTKYEHIIPQLVAIEQNPKIEGLLIILNTIGGDVEAGLALAEMIASMSKPTVSLILGGGHSIGVPIAVASNYSFIAETATMTIHPIRLTGLVIGVPQTFEYLDKMQDRVIKFIVNHSKITEENLRKLMFNTGQLARDIGTVLIGEDAVRYGIIDEVGGLGKAVDKLKSLIEEKNKPKGVN; this is encoded by the coding sequence ATGGCCTTTACTAATAGAAATAATTCCAAAAATATATCAAAAGAAAACCCAACTCAAGAAATTCCTCTACAAACTTCCGTCACCGATACAATTAATCAATTAGGACAAACGGATATACCTCGTTCGGAAAGCAATATTCACTGTCTTTCTATTGTTGGACAAATAGAGGGACATATAATATTACCACCTCAAAATAAAACAACAAAATACGAACATATTATTCCTCAATTGGTAGCTATTGAGCAAAACCCAAAAATAGAAGGACTTTTGATTATTTTAAATACAATTGGTGGGGATGTGGAAGCAGGACTTGCTTTAGCCGAAATGATAGCCAGCATGAGTAAACCTACTGTTTCTTTAATATTAGGAGGCGGGCACTCCATAGGAGTTCCCATTGCCGTTGCAAGTAACTATTCTTTTATAGCAGAAACGGCTACAATGACAATACATCCAATCAGGTTAACAGGTCTTGTGATCGGTGTACCTCAAACCTTCGAATACCTGGATAAAATGCAGGATAGGGTTATTAAATTTATTGTAAACCATTCAAAAATAACGGAGGAAAATCTACGTAAATTAATGTTTAATACAGGGCAGTTAGCCAGGGATATCGGTACAGTTCTTATTGGTGAAGACGCGGTAAGATATGGAATAATTGATGAAGTGGGAGGGCTTGGTAAGGCGGTAGACAAACTAAAGAGCTTAATTGAAGAAAAAAATAAACCCAAAGGAGTAAATTAA
- a CDS encoding ribonuclease J, with product MSKNEPKIQIIPLGGLGEIGKNMTVIQYEKEILVIDAGLMFPEEDMPGIDIVIPDITYLKENRENVKAILLTHGHEDHIGALPYVLQELNVPLFGTKLTLGLVEGKLKENKIKKNVSMNVVNPLQTVKIGNFTVDFFRVNHSIPDSLGIAIHTPVGTICHTGDFKFDQTPVDGKIADLHKLAELGSKGVLVLLSDSTNAERTGYTMSEKVVGATIEEIFGMAKGRIIVATFASNIHRIQQVVDAAFKYDRKVAIVGRSMVNTVSIAESLGYINLPENMILELDEISHLPENKIVIITTGSQGEPMSALTRMAMSEHKKLEILPGDTVLIAATPIPGNEKLVARTIDHLFKQGADVIYEKISGVHVSGHASQEELKLMINLVRPRYFIPVHGEFRHLIHHANLAKEVGIPEENIFIAENGRIIEFSKDGARFSGKVTAGKVLVDGLGVGDVGNIVLRDRKQLAQDGIMIVVVTIDKESTEVVAGPDIISRGFVYVRESEQLIEQAKDIVKQELKKCQEENITEWSSIKSEVREALGKFLFEQTRRRPMILPIIMEV from the coding sequence TTGTCAAAAAACGAACCAAAGATTCAAATTATACCTCTTGGCGGCCTTGGAGAAATAGGTAAAAATATGACTGTAATTCAATACGAAAAAGAAATACTGGTAATTGATGCGGGTTTGATGTTCCCCGAAGAAGACATGCCTGGAATCGATATTGTAATTCCTGATATTACTTATTTAAAGGAAAATCGCGAAAACGTAAAAGCCATCTTATTAACACATGGGCATGAAGACCATATAGGGGCTCTTCCCTATGTATTGCAAGAATTAAATGTTCCTTTATTTGGGACAAAGCTTACTCTGGGACTGGTTGAAGGTAAATTAAAGGAAAATAAAATCAAAAAAAATGTTTCTATGAATGTGGTAAATCCCCTTCAAACTGTAAAAATAGGTAATTTTACGGTGGATTTTTTTCGTGTAAATCACAGCATACCGGATTCCTTAGGCATTGCTATTCATACTCCTGTTGGTACTATTTGTCATACAGGGGATTTTAAATTCGATCAAACCCCTGTAGATGGTAAAATTGCGGATCTTCATAAATTGGCCGAACTGGGCAGCAAAGGAGTATTAGTACTGCTATCGGACAGCACAAATGCAGAAAGAACGGGTTACACTATGTCCGAAAAAGTAGTAGGAGCTACCATAGAGGAAATATTTGGTATGGCCAAGGGAAGAATTATCGTTGCAACCTTTGCATCTAATATACATAGAATTCAACAGGTCGTAGATGCAGCTTTTAAATACGATAGAAAAGTAGCAATTGTGGGAAGAAGTATGGTAAATACCGTTTCTATTGCAGAAAGCTTGGGGTACATTAATCTTCCCGAAAATATGATACTGGAACTCGACGAAATAAGCCATCTTCCAGAAAATAAGATAGTGATTATAACTACCGGTAGCCAGGGAGAACCGATGTCTGCTTTAACTCGAATGGCTATGTCAGAACATAAAAAGTTAGAAATTTTACCGGGCGATACGGTATTAATAGCAGCCACACCTATACCCGGCAATGAAAAACTTGTCGCAAGAACAATTGATCATCTTTTTAAGCAGGGTGCCGATGTGATATATGAAAAGATTTCTGGAGTACATGTTTCCGGTCATGCAAGCCAGGAAGAACTAAAATTAATGATCAACTTAGTAAGACCCAGGTATTTTATACCTGTTCATGGGGAATTCAGGCATCTTATCCATCATGCAAACCTGGCAAAAGAAGTGGGGATACCTGAAGAAAATATTTTCATCGCCGAGAACGGTAGAATTATAGAATTTTCAAAAGATGGTGCGAGATTTTCCGGAAAGGTAACAGCCGGGAAAGTTCTGGTAGATGGTCTTGGTGTGGGAGATGTGGGAAATATTGTATTAAGAGATAGAAAACAATTAGCACAGGATGGAATAATGATTGTTGTTGTTACAATAGATAAAGAGTCTACTGAAGTCGTTGCTGGACCGGATATTATTTCAAGGGGCTTTGTTTATGTGAGAGAATCTGAACAGCTTATAGAACAAGCTAAGGATATTGTAAAACAGGAATTGAAAAAATGTCAGGAGGAAAATATTACCGAATGGTCATCTATAAAATCTGAAGTCCGAGAAGCCTTGGGGAAATTTCTTTTTGAGCAGACACGGAGAAGACCAATGATACTTCCGATAATAATGGAAGTATAA
- a CDS encoding YlmC/YmxH family sporulation protein: MRLSELCSKEIINLENGEKMGSNGYIDLIFDELTGKIEYILVPGKFRFFSFGIKNYIQIPWNSIKRIGPDIIIIELEKSNYGNKI; the protein is encoded by the coding sequence ATGAGGTTAAGTGAACTTTGCAGTAAAGAAATAATAAACTTAGAAAATGGCGAAAAAATGGGAAGCAACGGTTATATTGATCTAATATTTGATGAGTTAACGGGGAAAATAGAATATATATTAGTGCCGGGTAAGTTCAGGTTTTTTTCTTTTGGTATAAAAAATTACATACAGATTCCATGGAACTCTATAAAAAGAATTGGCCCGGATATTATTATTATAGAGTTGGAGAAATCTAATTACGGAAATAAAATATAA
- the dut gene encoding dUTP diphosphatase → MKKVIIKIKKIKGCEDLPLPSYMTPSSSGMDLFAAVGDEVMIKPGEIKLIPCGFMMELPEGYEAQIRPRSGLALKYGITVLNSPGTIDADYRGEVKVILINHGKHDFTVKRGDRIAQMVLSEVIKAEFIEAEVLEITERGKGGFGHTGI, encoded by the coding sequence TTGAAAAAAGTAATAATAAAAATAAAAAAAATTAAAGGTTGCGAAGATTTACCTCTGCCTTCTTATATGACCCCGTCTTCCTCTGGAATGGATCTTTTTGCTGCGGTAGGTGACGAAGTGATGATAAAACCAGGGGAAATAAAATTAATACCTTGCGGATTTATGATGGAATTACCTGAAGGATATGAAGCTCAGATTCGACCCAGAAGCGGATTAGCTTTGAAATACGGGATTACAGTTCTTAATTCCCCAGGTACAATAGATGCAGATTACCGGGGTGAAGTAAAGGTAATTTTAATAAATCACGGAAAACATGATTTTACAGTGAAGAGGGGAGATAGAATAGCACAAATGGTATTATCAGAAGTTATAAAAGCTGAATTTATTGAAGCGGAGGTTTTAGAGATTACCGAAAGAGGAAAGGGAGGTTTCGGACATACAGGCATATAA